The following proteins come from a genomic window of Thermosinus carboxydivorans Nor1:
- a CDS encoding chemotaxis protein CheW, producing the protein MAENFGSDNQVQVVVFKLGQEEYGINILQVQEIKQMTEITRIPQVPDYITGVINLRGSVLPVMDLKRRLGLAPQPITDDTRIVIVKIDDTAIGMIVDAVTEVLTINRENIEPPQAGICATSPNYLSGVGKLNDRLLILLNVTNIISIGQ; encoded by the coding sequence ATGGCTGAAAATTTTGGTTCTGACAACCAGGTTCAGGTTGTAGTGTTTAAATTAGGACAAGAAGAATATGGCATAAATATTTTGCAGGTACAGGAAATAAAACAGATGACCGAAATTACCCGTATTCCCCAAGTGCCTGACTACATCACCGGCGTTATCAATTTGCGCGGGAGCGTTTTGCCGGTAATGGACTTAAAAAGACGCCTTGGCCTAGCACCCCAGCCTATTACTGACGACACGCGGATTGTTATTGTCAAAATTGACGATACAGCTATTGGTATGATTGTCGATGCTGTTACCGAAGTGTTAACAATAAACCGGGAAAATATCGAACCGCCTCAGGCTGGCATTTGCGCAACATCGCCCAACTACCTGAGCGGCGTAGGTAAGCTCAATGACCGTCTGCTTATCCTGCTGAACGTTACCAATATTATTAGCATTGGTCAATAA
- a CDS encoding chemotaxis protein CheX produces the protein MKAEYLNVILTSTINVIKQWMGKDFVLAQKSLKHTPITTKPLTVVVGVNGDLSGNVFISFEAGTAKKLASSMAGGFVFEEIDELCKSAIGEIGNVIMGNICTAFAEKGKKIDITPPVLVEGENIKLGTKYSPLVSLDLKSVNNEEITLDISLSD, from the coding sequence ATGAAAGCTGAGTATTTGAATGTTATTCTGACCTCTACCATAAACGTTATAAAACAATGGATGGGAAAAGATTTTGTTTTGGCCCAAAAAAGTTTAAAACATACGCCTATTACAACAAAACCACTGACGGTTGTCGTTGGTGTCAATGGCGATTTAAGCGGCAACGTATTTATTTCTTTTGAAGCTGGAACGGCTAAAAAACTGGCATCGTCAATGGCAGGCGGTTTTGTTTTTGAAGAAATAGACGAATTATGCAAAAGCGCTATCGGCGAAATTGGCAATGTCATTATGGGAAATATTTGCACCGCTTTTGCCGAAAAAGGGAAAAAAATCGACATTACACCTCCCGTCCTTGTCGAAGGCGAAAACATAAAATTAGGCACCAAGTATTCTCCGCTAGTGTCCTTAGATTTGAAATCCGTAAATAATGAAGAAATAACCTTAGACATATCGCTTAGCGATTGA